One Caulobacter segnis genomic window carries:
- the murU gene encoding N-acetylmuramate alpha-1-phosphate uridylyltransferase MurU has product MSKAPKLAMVLAAGLGTRMRPLTNDRPKALVEVAGKALIDHMLDRLAAAGVETAVVNVHYFADLVETHLKAREAKGLGPRIVISDERAQALETGGGIKHALPLLGEGPVFVANIDSIWIEHAGAAVDAVAAAWDPEAMDVCLMLASTAGSLGFHDSGDVFLGEDGVVRFKDPGEMAPLVYVGVHICNPAITADGPEGPFSLLPLWKRLAADHRVHGVAPDGLWMHVGDPNAKLAAEAKLAEE; this is encoded by the coding sequence ATGAGCAAGGCTCCCAAGCTCGCGATGGTGCTGGCCGCCGGCCTCGGCACCCGCATGCGTCCGCTGACCAACGACCGCCCGAAGGCCCTGGTCGAGGTCGCCGGCAAGGCCCTGATCGACCACATGCTGGACCGCCTGGCCGCCGCCGGGGTCGAGACCGCCGTGGTCAATGTCCACTACTTCGCCGACCTGGTCGAAACCCACCTGAAGGCCCGCGAGGCCAAGGGGCTGGGGCCGAGGATCGTCATCTCCGACGAACGCGCCCAGGCCCTGGAGACCGGCGGCGGCATCAAGCACGCCCTTCCGCTGCTGGGCGAAGGACCGGTGTTCGTGGCCAATATCGACTCGATCTGGATCGAGCACGCTGGCGCGGCCGTCGACGCCGTGGCCGCCGCCTGGGATCCGGAAGCGATGGACGTGTGCCTGATGCTGGCCTCGACCGCCGGCTCGCTGGGCTTCCATGACAGCGGCGACGTCTTCCTAGGCGAGGACGGGGTCGTGCGCTTCAAGGATCCCGGCGAGATGGCGCCCCTGGTCTATGTCGGCGTCCACATCTGCAATCCGGCGATCACCGCCGACGGCCCCGAGGGTCCGTTCTCGCTGCTGCCCCTGTGGAAGCGCCTGGCCGCCGACCACCGCGTCCATGGGGTCGCCCCCGACGGACTCTGGATGCACGTCGGCGATCCGAACGCCAAGTTGGCGGCCGAAGCCAAGCTCGCCGAAGAATGA
- a CDS encoding 1-acyl-sn-glycerol-3-phosphate acyltransferase has translation MVHVPAVGAIGARQTPEPHIIDVLIAERAPRLTGSAIWPLVRPPLYGLLDYGKARRMAQTLCQLGGRAALEHVSDLLALKVEVRGLENLPGAGRAIVVANHPTGIGDGVAVHDALKARRPDMMFYANADAHRVCRRFDEVLIPVEWVEEKRSRERMRLTLSMTREAMEAERALMIFPAGRLAVKGADGRLTDPPWMTSAVSIARKYGAPIVPVHLTGPWSTLFHLFDGRWKELRDITLFHELLNKKGRRFSLIVGAPIDAEALPHDAGEATEVLKRYVERVLPTDPTSFLT, from the coding sequence ATGGTTCATGTTCCGGCCGTCGGGGCGATCGGGGCGCGACAGACGCCCGAGCCCCACATCATCGATGTCCTGATCGCCGAGCGCGCCCCGCGCCTGACCGGGTCGGCGATCTGGCCCCTGGTGCGACCGCCGCTCTACGGCCTGCTGGACTACGGCAAGGCACGGCGGATGGCGCAGACCCTCTGTCAGCTGGGCGGCCGGGCGGCGCTGGAGCATGTCTCGGACCTGCTGGCGCTGAAGGTCGAGGTCCGGGGCCTGGAGAACCTGCCTGGCGCCGGCCGGGCCATCGTGGTCGCCAATCACCCCACCGGCATCGGCGACGGCGTGGCCGTCCATGACGCCCTCAAGGCCCGGCGGCCAGACATGATGTTCTACGCCAACGCCGACGCCCACCGGGTCTGCCGCCGCTTCGACGAGGTGCTGATCCCCGTCGAATGGGTCGAGGAAAAGCGCAGCCGAGAACGCATGCGCCTGACCCTGTCGATGACCCGCGAGGCCATGGAGGCCGAACGCGCCCTGATGATCTTTCCGGCCGGCCGCCTGGCGGTGAAGGGCGCGGACGGACGTCTGACCGACCCGCCCTGGATGACCTCGGCCGTCTCGATCGCCCGCAAGTACGGCGCGCCGATCGTCCCGGTCCACCTGACCGGCCCGTGGTCGACCCTGTTCCACCTGTTCGACGGGCGCTGGAAGGAACTGCGCGACATCACCCTGTTCCACGAGCTGCTGAACAAGAAGGGCCGGCGCTTTTCGCTGATCGTCGGGGCGCCGATCGACGCCGAGGCCTTGCCCCATGACGCCGGAGAGGCCACGGAGGTCCTGAAGCGCTATGTGGAGCGCGTGCTGCCGACCGATCCGACGAGCTTTCTGACGTGA
- the addA gene encoding double-strand break repair helicase AddA: protein MTALHDPQRIAADPAISAFVTANAGSGKTKTLIDRVARLLLARVKPEAILCVTYTKAAAAEMQRRLFERLGKWSVTSDADLRAELAKLVGEPEATYDAKRLSEARALFAQALETPGGLKIQTIHAFCEKLLRRFPLEAGVSPGFTVMDDQASAAIARAARRATAAWVDTHEDAFAQAYARFSVALDFLSFEAMFAGFETRRGQIMDYVRRCGGLSEAVADAWARCGFDEPTSAAELAALAMARLDLGAWRAAATVLFDGGGKQDAKSAEALAAVARDPDATLDLALRALFTEGGEGTPATWPAKTSGLKSREDLREALLLEQAKLEAARERVRAAKVAEDTADALRLAVLYVESHRIEKEARGALDFTDLIDKTRVLLTEKVEAAWVLYKLDGGVDHILLDEAQDTAPEQWEILRALTADFFAGETSEGWSGRRAERTLFVVGDEKQSIYSFQGADPQRLLIETQGYIARIEAVGAVGKGVPLTVSYRSTREVLSFVDALFSDPETREGVPPPVGQDLVRHEPFRKDGPGCVDLWPLTRELPGEEREAWEAPVDSEGERSANRRLAEAIAAETAAILARGDAVFDKEIGRHRAAHAGDILVLVRRRKVLFEEILRALKRRGVPVAGADRLSLSSHIAFEDLLALGRFILFPDDDLTLAALLKTPFCSLTDEDVYALAKGRRATLWAELRRRAEERPEWTSARAVLDWAITEGRKRQPFEFFAGWLGLADADGRSHRAKVLTRLGAEAEEALDEFLAQVMEAEQRGVRDLEALVADFAALDIVVKREMEGARREVRVMTAHGSKGLEAPIVFLPETTVKRGAGGSPLLVTEDGALLWCGSSKGDCDASARARKLREDKESQEALRLLYVALTRARDRLILCGRIDARTKDDKVGGWYAAARAAFAHPDIAPDVRIIGEDETAFLRYGPDPVSAPRVEDDVRAPTVAPAWMTRTAPPEPAAARYAAPSRIEDNARVPAPSPLARVSGLGRYRRGEIVHKLLQLLPDVAPDQRGGAAQRLLAAERDLTDDQREEMALAAFGVLNDARFAAVFGPGSRAEVALAGTSAHLPKGLAVSGRVDRLVVDEGRVLVVDYKTNRPSPDRIEDADPAYLAQMAVYAAVLREVFPGRTVEAALVWTDGPKLMPVPEKVMVEALARLV from the coding sequence ATGACGGCGCTCCACGATCCCCAGCGCATCGCCGCCGATCCGGCGATCTCGGCCTTCGTCACCGCCAACGCCGGCTCGGGCAAGACCAAGACCCTGATCGACCGGGTCGCGCGCCTCTTGCTGGCGCGGGTCAAGCCCGAGGCGATCCTCTGCGTGACCTACACCAAGGCCGCCGCGGCCGAGATGCAGCGACGCCTGTTCGAGCGGCTGGGCAAATGGTCGGTGACCAGCGACGCCGACCTTCGCGCCGAGTTGGCCAAGCTGGTCGGCGAGCCGGAGGCGACCTACGACGCCAAGCGCCTGTCCGAGGCCCGCGCCCTGTTCGCCCAGGCGCTGGAGACGCCTGGCGGCCTGAAGATCCAGACCATCCACGCCTTCTGCGAGAAGCTGCTGCGCCGCTTCCCGCTGGAGGCCGGGGTCTCGCCCGGCTTCACGGTCATGGACGACCAGGCCAGCGCCGCCATCGCCCGCGCCGCCCGCCGCGCCACGGCCGCCTGGGTCGACACGCACGAGGACGCCTTCGCCCAGGCCTACGCCCGGTTCTCGGTGGCGCTGGACTTCCTGAGCTTCGAGGCGATGTTCGCGGGCTTCGAAACCCGGCGCGGCCAGATCATGGACTATGTCCGGCGCTGTGGCGGCCTGTCGGAGGCTGTCGCCGACGCCTGGGCGCGCTGTGGGTTCGACGAACCGACCTCGGCCGCCGAGCTCGCCGCCCTGGCCATGGCCCGTCTGGACCTGGGCGCCTGGCGGGCGGCGGCCACGGTGCTCTTCGACGGCGGCGGCAAGCAGGACGCCAAGTCCGCAGAGGCCCTGGCGGCCGTGGCCCGCGATCCTGACGCGACGCTCGATCTCGCCCTCCGCGCCCTGTTCACCGAGGGCGGCGAGGGCACGCCGGCGACCTGGCCGGCCAAGACCTCGGGTCTCAAGAGCCGCGAGGACCTGCGCGAGGCCCTGCTCCTCGAACAGGCCAAGCTGGAAGCCGCCCGCGAGCGGGTCCGCGCCGCCAAGGTGGCCGAGGACACGGCCGACGCCCTGCGGCTGGCGGTGCTCTATGTGGAATCGCACCGGATCGAGAAGGAGGCGCGCGGGGCGCTCGACTTCACCGACCTGATCGACAAGACCCGCGTGCTGCTGACCGAGAAGGTCGAGGCCGCCTGGGTGCTCTACAAGCTGGACGGCGGCGTCGATCACATCCTGCTGGACGAGGCCCAGGACACCGCGCCCGAGCAGTGGGAGATCCTGCGGGCCCTGACCGCCGACTTCTTCGCCGGCGAAACCTCGGAAGGCTGGAGCGGCCGCCGCGCCGAGCGGACCCTGTTCGTGGTCGGCGACGAAAAGCAGTCGATCTATTCATTCCAGGGGGCCGATCCGCAACGGCTGCTGATCGAGACCCAGGGCTACATCGCCCGCATCGAGGCCGTCGGTGCGGTCGGCAAGGGCGTGCCGCTGACGGTGTCGTACCGCTCGACCCGCGAGGTGCTGAGCTTCGTCGACGCCCTGTTCTCCGATCCCGAGACCCGCGAGGGGGTGCCGCCGCCGGTCGGCCAGGACCTGGTTCGCCACGAGCCGTTCCGGAAGGACGGTCCCGGCTGCGTCGACCTGTGGCCCCTGACCCGCGAGCTGCCCGGCGAGGAGCGCGAGGCCTGGGAGGCGCCGGTCGATTCAGAGGGGGAGAGGAGCGCCAACCGCCGCCTCGCCGAGGCCATCGCCGCCGAGACCGCCGCCATCCTGGCGCGTGGCGACGCGGTCTTCGACAAGGAGATCGGCCGCCACCGCGCCGCCCATGCCGGCGACATCCTCGTGTTGGTCCGCCGCCGCAAGGTGCTGTTCGAGGAAATCCTGCGGGCCCTGAAGCGGCGCGGCGTGCCGGTGGCCGGGGCCGACCGGCTGTCGCTGTCCAGCCACATCGCCTTCGAGGACCTGCTGGCGCTGGGCCGGTTCATCCTGTTCCCGGATGACGACCTCACCCTGGCGGCGCTGCTGAAGACGCCGTTCTGTTCACTGACCGACGAGGACGTCTACGCCCTGGCCAAGGGCCGCCGCGCCACCTTGTGGGCCGAGCTGCGGCGCCGGGCCGAGGAGCGCCCCGAGTGGACGTCGGCGCGGGCGGTGCTGGACTGGGCGATCACCGAGGGCCGCAAGCGCCAGCCATTCGAGTTCTTCGCCGGCTGGCTGGGCTTGGCCGACGCCGATGGACGCTCGCACCGCGCCAAGGTGCTGACCCGCCTGGGCGCCGAGGCCGAGGAGGCGCTGGACGAGTTCCTGGCCCAGGTGATGGAGGCCGAACAGCGCGGCGTCCGCGACCTGGAGGCCCTGGTCGCCGACTTCGCGGCCCTGGACATCGTGGTCAAGCGCGAGATGGAAGGCGCCCGCCGCGAGGTGCGGGTGATGACCGCCCACGGCTCCAAGGGCCTGGAGGCGCCGATCGTCTTCCTGCCCGAGACCACCGTGAAGCGCGGGGCCGGCGGCTCGCCGCTGCTGGTGACCGAGGATGGCGCGCTGCTGTGGTGCGGCTCCAGCAAGGGCGACTGCGACGCCTCGGCCAGAGCCCGGAAACTCCGCGAGGACAAGGAAAGCCAGGAGGCCCTGCGCCTGCTGTACGTGGCCCTGACCCGGGCGCGGGACCGGCTGATCCTGTGCGGCCGCATCGACGCCCGGACCAAGGACGACAAGGTCGGCGGCTGGTACGCCGCCGCCCGCGCCGCCTTCGCCCATCCCGACATCGCGCCGGACGTTCGGATCATTGGCGAGGACGAGACGGCCTTCCTGCGCTACGGGCCCGATCCGGTCAGCGCGCCGCGCGTCGAGGACGATGTCCGCGCGCCGACGGTCGCGCCGGCGTGGATGACCCGGACCGCGCCACCCGAGCCGGCGGCCGCCCGCTACGCCGCCCCGTCGCGGATCGAGGACAACGCCCGCGTTCCCGCCCCCTCGCCGCTGGCCAGGGTCTCGGGCCTGGGCCGCTACCGCCGGGGCGAGATCGTCCACAAACTGCTGCAGCTACTGCCCGACGTCGCGCCGGATCAGCGCGGCGGAGCGGCCCAGCGCCTGCTGGCCGCCGAGCGCGACCTGACCGACGACCAGCGCGAGGAAATGGCCCTGGCCGCGTTCGGGGTGCTGAACGACGCCCGCTTCGCCGCGGTGTTCGGCCCCGGCTCTCGCGCCGAGGTGGCCCTGGCCGGAACCAGCGCGCACCTGCCCAAGGGCCTGGCCGTCTCCGGCCGGGTCGACCGGCTGGTGGTCGACGAAGGGCGGGTCCTGGTCGTCGACTACAAGACCAATCGCCCCTCGCCCGACCGGATAGAGGACGCCGATCCGGCCTATCTGGCCCAGATGGCGGTCTATGCCGCCGTGCTGCGCGAGGTGTTCCCCGGACGCACCGTCGAGGCGGCGCTGGTGTGGACGGACGGCCCCAAACTGATGCCGGTTCCAGAAAAGGTGATGGTCGAGGCGCTCGCCCGCCTGGTTTAG
- the tsaE gene encoding tRNA (adenosine(37)-N6)-threonylcarbamoyltransferase complex ATPase subunit type 1 TsaE translates to MTTVFLADEAATQDLGRKLAASLRPGDALCLTGPLGAGKSTLARALIRALTTPDEEVPSPTFTLVQFYETAAFPLAHFDLYRLSDPDEAYEIGLDEALDDGVALIEWPQRLEGRLPATRLDIDIALDGDARRVVIVRHGDFEGRSLEF, encoded by the coding sequence GTGACCACCGTTTTCCTCGCCGACGAGGCGGCGACCCAGGATCTGGGCCGCAAGCTGGCCGCGTCCCTGCGGCCCGGCGACGCCCTGTGCCTGACCGGACCACTCGGGGCCGGCAAGTCGACCCTGGCCCGCGCCCTGATCCGCGCCCTGACGACGCCGGACGAGGAGGTGCCCAGCCCGACCTTCACCCTGGTGCAGTTCTACGAGACGGCCGCCTTCCCCCTGGCCCACTTCGACCTCTACCGCCTGTCGGACCCCGACGAGGCCTACGAGATCGGCCTGGACGAGGCCCTGGACGACGGCGTCGCCCTGATCGAATGGCCTCAAAGGCTGGAAGGGCGTTTGCCCGCGACTCGGCTCGATATAGACATCGCCCTCGACGGCGACGCGCGGCGCGTCGTCATCGTACGGCACGGCGATTTCGAAGGACGTTCCCTTGAGTTCTGA
- the amgK gene encoding N-acetylmuramate/N-acetylglucosamine kinase AmgK, producing MSSEPQFKSERGAAKAAFLGAHGFGDAHRQPLSGDASTRAYERLRRGDERFIFMDQPPALESVVCPPGATDAERLALGYNAAARLAAGSVAAFVATADYLRRRGLSAPRIFAYDVAQGLAVLEDLGDGLYATLIAEGQDERPLYEAAVDLQVALHAETPPDVLAVDDVRWPLLTYDKLALKHATDTFLEWWPQFAGIPAFSPEAVAAWDALWAPVWVRGEAGASVFTHRDYHAQNLLWLPEREGVARVGLLDFQDALRAHPAWDLTHLLQDARRDVSPDLETAMLDRYLAARPGANREAFVADYRALAASNAARILGRVFARQALLGRRQYEAYMPRTWRYLERNLADPAMAGLKAWFDRHVPAEARR from the coding sequence TTGAGTTCTGAGCCCCAATTTAAGTCTGAAAGAGGGGCGGCCAAGGCCGCGTTCCTGGGGGCCCACGGTTTCGGCGACGCCCATCGCCAGCCGCTGAGCGGCGACGCCTCGACGCGGGCCTATGAGCGCCTGCGCCGTGGGGACGAGCGCTTCATCTTCATGGACCAGCCGCCAGCCCTGGAAAGCGTCGTCTGCCCGCCCGGCGCCACCGACGCCGAGCGCCTGGCCCTGGGTTACAACGCCGCCGCCCGCCTGGCCGCCGGCTCGGTCGCCGCCTTCGTCGCCACCGCCGACTATCTGCGCCGACGCGGCCTCTCGGCCCCGCGCATCTTCGCCTACGACGTCGCCCAGGGCCTCGCGGTCCTGGAGGACCTGGGCGATGGCCTCTACGCGACCTTGATCGCCGAGGGCCAGGACGAGCGCCCGCTGTACGAGGCCGCCGTCGACCTGCAGGTGGCGCTGCACGCCGAGACGCCGCCCGACGTCCTGGCGGTCGACGACGTCCGCTGGCCGCTGCTGACCTATGACAAGCTCGCGTTGAAGCACGCCACCGACACCTTCCTGGAATGGTGGCCGCAGTTCGCCGGCATCCCGGCGTTCAGTCCCGAGGCCGTGGCCGCGTGGGACGCGCTGTGGGCGCCCGTCTGGGTGCGCGGCGAGGCCGGGGCCAGCGTCTTCACCCATCGCGACTACCACGCCCAGAACCTGCTCTGGCTGCCCGAGCGCGAGGGTGTCGCCCGCGTCGGCCTGCTGGACTTCCAGGACGCCCTGCGCGCCCATCCCGCCTGGGACCTGACCCACCTGCTGCAGGACGCCCGCCGCGACGTCTCGCCGGACCTGGAGACGGCCATGCTGGACCGCTACCTGGCCGCCCGCCCCGGCGCCAACCGCGAGGCCTTCGTCGCCGACTACCGCGCCCTAGCCGCTTCGAACGCCGCCCGGATCCTGGGTAGGGTCTTCGCCCGCCAGGCCCTGCTGGGCCGTCGCCAGTACGAGGCTTATATGCCGCGCACCTGGCGCTACCTCGAGCGGAACCTGGCCGACCCGGCGATGGCGGGTCTCAAGGCCTGGTTCGACCGCCACGTCCCGGCGGAGGCTCGCCGATGA
- the zapE gene encoding cell division protein ZapE, translating to MPTSLRTAYRERLAQGEIKPDVAQAAAVEALSRLEADLDAAGEPGFSLFGRKPKSQRGVYLWGPVGRGKSMLMDLFFDSAPVARKRRIHFHAFMAEVHADIDAWRKGDAAARKARFGQSKGDDPIAPTAELIAQNARLLCFDELQVTDIADAMILGRLFEALFARGVTLVATSNRPPDDLYKDGLNRQLFLPFIDMLKSALDVVAVRGPVDFRLDRLRAARTWLAPNDKAGLAEFDRLWADMLDGAPETGATLEVLGRKMRLPRAAGGLLRSSFASLCQQALGPQDYLAIAERFHTIFLEDVPRLTPERRDAAKRFNTLIDALYEADAKLVALADAEPEALYPEGDGAFEFERTVSRLQEMRSADYVARVRD from the coding sequence ATGCCGACATCCCTCCGCACCGCCTATCGCGAGCGCCTGGCCCAAGGCGAGATCAAGCCCGATGTGGCCCAGGCCGCCGCCGTCGAGGCCCTGTCGCGGCTGGAAGCCGACCTGGACGCCGCCGGCGAGCCCGGCTTCTCGCTGTTCGGCCGCAAGCCCAAGAGCCAGCGCGGGGTCTATCTCTGGGGCCCGGTGGGGCGCGGCAAGTCCATGCTGATGGACCTGTTCTTCGACAGCGCGCCGGTGGCCAGGAAGCGCCGCATCCACTTCCACGCCTTCATGGCCGAGGTCCACGCCGACATCGACGCCTGGCGCAAGGGCGACGCCGCCGCCCGCAAGGCGCGCTTCGGCCAGTCCAAGGGCGACGACCCGATCGCGCCCACCGCCGAGCTGATCGCGCAAAACGCCCGCCTGCTGTGCTTTGACGAGCTGCAGGTCACCGACATCGCCGACGCCATGATCCTGGGCCGGCTGTTCGAGGCCCTGTTCGCGCGGGGCGTCACCCTGGTCGCGACCTCGAACCGGCCGCCCGACGACCTCTACAAGGACGGCCTCAACCGCCAGCTCTTCCTGCCGTTCATCGACATGCTGAAGTCGGCGCTGGATGTCGTCGCCGTGCGCGGACCGGTCGACTTCCGCCTGGATCGACTGCGCGCGGCCCGCACCTGGCTGGCCCCGAACGACAAGGCGGGCCTGGCCGAGTTCGACCGCCTGTGGGCCGACATGCTGGACGGCGCGCCCGAGACCGGCGCGACGCTAGAGGTGCTGGGCCGCAAGATGCGCCTGCCCCGCGCCGCTGGCGGCCTGCTGCGCTCGTCCTTCGCCAGCCTGTGCCAGCAGGCGCTGGGCCCGCAGGACTATCTGGCGATCGCCGAGCGCTTCCACACGATCTTCCTGGAGGACGTGCCGCGCCTGACGCCCGAACGACGCGACGCGGCCAAGCGGTTCAACACCCTGATCGACGCCCTCTACGAGGCCGACGCCAAGCTGGTGGCCCTGGCCGACGCCGAGCCCGAGGCGCTGTACCCCGAAGGCGACGGCGCCTTCGAGTTCGAGCGCACGGTCTCGCGCCTGCAGGAAATGCGTTCGGCCGACTATGTGGCCCGGGTTCGGGACTAG
- the addB gene encoding double-strand break repair protein AddB: protein MSGPAPFFEREGPRWFSIPAHRPFVDDLARGLLNTLEPLGPEALPRATVLTPTRRGARALADAFLAVGGGRALLLPQIRPLGDLDEGEPPFEPGDLALDLPPAISSRRRRFELARLVVDHGDKLSFKPGPVQALELAKALSDFLDSCQIEEIPFEDKLDGLAEGDLAQHWQVSAKFLKGVLGAWPKRLGSLGLIDVSERRVKLLRALERQWSESPPTEVLVAAGSTGTAPATADLLRVVAAAPKGAVVLPGLDEDLADSAWTQIEGSQGEQHPQGAMKRLLDRAGVARSDVRAWVADVDSRGRWRRRIVNEALRPAEATADWLAQIAALRAEAPGLDPIAEGLTGFSVIAARAEEEAAGACALLLREALEDPERTAALVTPDQTLARRVMTRLQRWGVIPDSSAGAPLAAAGSAILALHLARLVEEPLNPVRLLAFAKHPLVLGEDEASAAAMLERKGLRGAAPGSKDVLRKRLKDAPEALALCDRVLAAVDHAAAVYADGFAPPCRAAQALVEALEGLIAPNRLWAGGAGECLGALMAALIQDGEPLPDASPQAFADIFDRLVNEETVRVGGATHPRLRILGAIEARLVRADRLVLAGLEEGVWPQGAPIDPFLSRPMRQRLGLPPPERRVGLTAHDFAQAASAPDVVLVHCERRGGAPAVESRWLWRLKTLAAGAGLALPRRDDVLDWVRALDAPAPYAPIGPPAPVPPVEDRPRKMAVTRVEALTRDPYAVWARDILKLYPLERPDEPVEARARGTAIHAAFETFAETFPDAVPADAAAVFEKLYVDALVHAGMPPTALAREKALAREAALWVADWERHRRTTARKIVVEAAGELSLSINGRPFTLTAKADRLEPTADGTAHILDYKTGAAPSQKQVDTGFSPQLTLTAAILMHGGFPDLGKPTPGDLTYVRVTGRKPAGEEQVRALAGEESAAAATKALDGLSTLIARYDDPAEPYRSRVAPQFVKEHPGDYAHLARVFEWSTSGDDGEGE from the coding sequence ATGAGCGGCCCGGCCCCCTTCTTCGAGCGTGAGGGGCCGCGCTGGTTCTCGATCCCCGCCCATCGCCCGTTCGTCGACGACCTGGCGCGCGGCCTGCTGAACACGCTGGAGCCGCTGGGCCCCGAGGCCCTGCCCCGCGCCACCGTCCTGACCCCGACCCGACGTGGGGCTCGGGCGCTTGCCGACGCCTTCCTGGCGGTCGGTGGTGGGCGCGCCCTGCTGCTGCCGCAGATCCGGCCGCTGGGCGACCTGGACGAGGGCGAGCCGCCGTTCGAGCCGGGCGACCTGGCGCTGGACCTGCCGCCGGCCATTTCCTCGCGCCGCCGGCGGTTCGAGCTGGCGCGGCTGGTCGTCGACCACGGCGACAAGCTGTCGTTCAAGCCGGGCCCGGTCCAGGCCCTGGAGCTGGCCAAGGCCCTGTCCGACTTCCTCGACAGTTGCCAGATCGAGGAGATCCCCTTCGAGGACAAGTTGGACGGCCTGGCCGAAGGCGACCTCGCCCAACACTGGCAGGTCTCGGCCAAGTTCCTCAAAGGCGTGCTGGGCGCCTGGCCCAAGCGGTTGGGCAGCCTGGGCCTGATCGACGTCTCCGAGCGCCGGGTGAAGCTGCTGCGCGCCCTGGAGAGGCAGTGGTCGGAAAGTCCGCCCACCGAGGTGCTGGTCGCCGCCGGCTCGACGGGCACCGCCCCGGCCACCGCCGACCTGCTGCGCGTCGTGGCCGCCGCTCCGAAGGGCGCCGTCGTCCTGCCCGGCCTCGACGAGGACCTGGCTGACAGCGCCTGGACCCAGATCGAGGGCTCCCAAGGCGAACAGCATCCGCAGGGCGCGATGAAGCGCCTGCTGGACCGCGCCGGCGTCGCCCGCTCGGACGTCCGCGCCTGGGTTGCCGACGTCGACAGCCGGGGCCGCTGGCGCCGAAGGATCGTCAACGAGGCCCTGCGCCCGGCCGAGGCCACCGCCGACTGGCTGGCCCAGATCGCCGCCCTGCGCGCCGAGGCCCCGGGGCTCGACCCGATCGCCGAGGGCCTGACCGGCTTCTCGGTCATCGCCGCTCGCGCCGAGGAGGAGGCCGCCGGGGCCTGCGCCTTGCTGCTGCGCGAGGCGCTGGAGGATCCCGAGCGGACCGCCGCCCTGGTCACGCCCGACCAGACCCTGGCCCGCCGGGTGATGACCCGATTGCAGCGCTGGGGCGTGATTCCCGACAGCTCGGCCGGCGCGCCGCTGGCCGCCGCCGGTTCGGCGATCCTGGCCCTGCACCTGGCCCGCCTGGTCGAGGAGCCCCTGAACCCCGTCCGTCTGCTGGCCTTCGCCAAGCACCCGCTGGTGCTGGGCGAGGACGAAGCCTCGGCCGCCGCCATGTTGGAGCGCAAGGGCCTGCGCGGCGCCGCGCCGGGCTCGAAGGATGTCCTGCGCAAGCGGTTGAAGGACGCGCCCGAGGCCCTTGCCCTCTGCGACCGGGTCCTGGCCGCCGTCGACCACGCCGCCGCCGTCTATGCCGACGGCTTCGCCCCGCCCTGCCGCGCCGCCCAGGCCCTGGTCGAGGCGCTGGAAGGCCTGATCGCCCCCAACCGCCTGTGGGCCGGCGGCGCGGGCGAGTGCCTGGGCGCCCTGATGGCGGCCCTGATCCAGGACGGCGAGCCCCTTCCCGACGCTTCGCCCCAGGCCTTCGCGGACATCTTCGACCGGCTGGTCAACGAGGAGACCGTCCGCGTCGGCGGCGCCACCCACCCCCGGCTGCGCATCCTGGGCGCCATCGAGGCCCGCCTGGTCCGCGCCGACCGCCTGGTGCTGGCGGGCCTGGAAGAAGGCGTCTGGCCGCAGGGCGCGCCGATCGATCCGTTCCTGTCGCGACCCATGCGCCAGCGCCTGGGCCTGCCGCCGCCCGAGCGTCGCGTCGGCCTGACCGCCCACGACTTCGCCCAGGCCGCCAGCGCCCCCGACGTGGTGCTGGTCCATTGCGAGCGGCGCGGCGGCGCGCCCGCCGTCGAGTCGCGCTGGCTGTGGCGGCTGAAGACCCTGGCCGCCGGCGCGGGCCTTGCCCTGCCGCGCCGCGACGACGTGCTGGACTGGGTCCGCGCCCTCGACGCCCCCGCGCCCTACGCCCCGATCGGCCCTCCCGCGCCCGTCCCGCCGGTTGAGGACCGGCCGCGCAAGATGGCCGTCACCCGCGTCGAGGCCCTGACCCGCGACCCCTACGCCGTCTGGGCCCGCGACATTCTCAAGCTCTACCCGCTGGAACGCCCCGACGAGCCGGTCGAGGCCCGGGCGCGGGGGACGGCGATCCACGCCGCCTTCGAGACCTTCGCGGAGACCTTCCCCGACGCCGTCCCGGCCGACGCGGCCGCCGTCTTCGAGAAGCTCTATGTCGACGCCCTGGTTCACGCCGGCATGCCGCCGACCGCCCTGGCCCGCGAGAAGGCCCTGGCCCGCGAGGCCGCCCTGTGGGTCGCCGACTGGGAGCGCCATCGCCGCACGACCGCCCGCAAGATCGTCGTCGAGGCGGCGGGCGAACTGTCGCTCAGCATCAACGGCCGCCCCTTCACCCTGACCGCCAAGGCCGACCGGCTGGAGCCGACGGCCGACGGGACGGCGCACATCCTCGACTACAAGACCGGCGCCGCGCCGTCGCAGAAGCAGGTCGACACCGGCTTCTCGCCGCAGCTGACCCTGACGGCGGCGATCCTGATGCACGGCGGCTTCCCGGACCTGGGCAAGCCGACGCCTGGCGACCTGACCTATGTCCGCGTCACCGGCCGCAAGCCGGCGGGCGAGGAGCAGGTCCGCGCTCTGGCCGGCGAGGAAAGCGCCGCCGCCGCGACCAAGGCCCTGGACGGCCTCTCGACCCTGATCGCTCGCTATGACGACCCCGCCGAGCCCTACCGCTCGCGGGTCGCGCCGCAGTTCGTCAAGGAGCATCCCGGCGACTACGCCCATCTGGCGCGGGTGTTCGAATGGTCGACCAGCGGCGACGATGGGGAGGGCGAATGA